A DNA window from Aureibaculum sp. 2308TA14-22 contains the following coding sequences:
- a CDS encoding ABC transporter permease has protein sequence MRIKLIFRNIWNQRPYSLLNLFGLSLGLSISFIALLYVLEETGYDSFNSKQEQIVRVLEKDMGTNNVGEILNIKKTILFKENIPEIEEVINFSTAYGNIKESTIEGGYYAQTDIVKVLDFNLLEGSFDDFVQNPDKLIISEKFALKHLKSIHVAGQSIILNEGTEQEKSYVIAAVYKNFPKKSSLKPNMIIPIENYWGYKKQVEDFSVARFSCLFLLTKDTDPILISEKMKAVSNDNFPNDDIDFLLQPLTEIHLHSSDYNESLSDSGSINKVIIYASIGGLILLISLANFLLLNTVITERRLKEIAIRKTNGFGKIGVMKMFIGEGLIHSLIASSLALSFMTVILPWFNEFTQSNLSTSFYTNLRFISFSAILLGATGIGSGLYFSNYINKFQVIHVLQNGRVKKSNNFFLKNNAVFIQTAGVVFLLFFSISIYQQIQFMLNSDKGYKEDNLILLPSMRIDITVLKDQVSQSSFIEKVTMGTILPLAGGNAWTDVNLVSNKSTKVTMEMIYGDEDYIPTYKIPLVSGRNFFELQPQAKKRGIIINQTAVKQLRLKDPIGVETNLGTIIGVMNDFKFESFKKPIRPLALTYSKTNGASYIVRYVNGHRDDALDLIVKTVGEHPVGPDYIENYANTVQDKLYGDDLRLSKSIFALTIMAILIALIGILGMVMNKTARMTKEIGIRKVNGAKSEQIVWMLNKSFMKWIVLAFILASPMAYYVVSVWLQNFAYQVSFSVWIFFLLLIMVVGITSAVVSLQSFRVAMANPVEALKDE, from the coding sequence ATGAGAATAAAATTAATTTTCAGGAACATATGGAATCAACGTCCTTATAGTTTACTCAATTTATTTGGATTAAGTCTTGGCTTAAGTATATCGTTTATTGCATTGTTATATGTATTGGAAGAAACGGGGTATGATAGTTTTAATAGCAAACAAGAACAGATAGTTAGGGTCTTAGAAAAAGATATGGGCACTAATAATGTTGGGGAAATTTTAAATATTAAAAAAACAATCCTCTTTAAAGAAAATATTCCTGAAATAGAAGAAGTAATAAATTTCAGTACAGCATATGGAAATATAAAGGAAAGTACCATAGAAGGGGGATATTATGCTCAAACTGATATTGTAAAAGTTCTTGATTTTAACCTCTTAGAAGGGAGTTTTGATGATTTTGTTCAAAATCCTGACAAGTTGATTATTTCCGAAAAATTCGCCTTAAAACATTTAAAAAGTATTCATGTAGCTGGTCAATCCATAATACTAAATGAAGGTACGGAACAGGAAAAGAGTTATGTGATTGCTGCAGTATACAAGAACTTTCCAAAAAAGTCATCATTAAAACCGAACATGATTATCCCAATTGAGAATTATTGGGGTTATAAGAAACAAGTAGAAGATTTTTCAGTTGCTCGTTTTTCTTGCCTTTTTCTACTAACGAAAGATACTGACCCCATTCTTATATCTGAAAAAATGAAAGCGGTATCCAATGATAATTTTCCCAATGATGATATTGATTTCTTACTACAACCTTTAACAGAAATTCATCTCCATTCTTCTGATTACAACGAAAGTTTAAGTGATTCAGGATCAATTAACAAAGTGATTATTTACGCATCTATTGGCGGCTTAATATTGCTCATATCTTTAGCCAATTTTTTATTACTCAACACGGTTATTACCGAACGTAGATTAAAGGAAATTGCTATTAGAAAAACTAATGGTTTTGGAAAAATAGGTGTAATGAAAATGTTTATTGGTGAAGGGTTAATTCATAGTTTAATTGCCTCTTCTCTGGCATTGTCATTCATGACAGTAATACTGCCTTGGTTTAATGAATTCACTCAGAGCAATTTATCAACCAGCTTTTATACTAATCTTAGATTTATAAGTTTTTCAGCAATACTTTTAGGAGCAACTGGGATTGGATCTGGACTCTATTTTTCAAATTATATTAATAAATTTCAAGTCATTCATGTTTTACAAAATGGTAGAGTTAAGAAAAGTAACAACTTCTTTTTAAAAAATAACGCAGTTTTCATTCAAACAGCGGGTGTTGTGTTCTTGTTGTTTTTCTCAATAAGCATTTATCAACAAATTCAGTTTATGTTGAACTCTGATAAGGGTTATAAGGAAGATAACTTAATCTTACTTCCTTCAATGCGAATTGACATTACTGTATTAAAAGACCAAGTGTCTCAATCAAGTTTTATTGAAAAAGTGACTATGGGTACTATTTTACCATTAGCTGGAGGTAATGCATGGACAGATGTAAATCTAGTGTCTAATAAATCTACTAAAGTTACAATGGAAATGATTTACGGAGATGAAGATTATATTCCAACCTATAAAATTCCTTTAGTTTCAGGCAGAAATTTTTTTGAATTACAGCCGCAAGCTAAAAAAAGAGGAATTATCATTAATCAAACAGCAGTTAAACAATTAAGATTAAAAGATCCTATTGGAGTAGAAACTAATTTAGGGACTATTATTGGAGTTATGAATGATTTTAAATTTGAATCGTTCAAAAAACCTATAAGGCCTTTAGCACTTACATATTCAAAAACAAATGGAGCTAGTTACATTGTACGCTACGTTAATGGACATCGTGATGATGCTTTAGATTTAATAGTAAAAACCGTGGGTGAACATCCTGTCGGTCCAGATTATATTGAAAATTATGCCAATACTGTTCAAGATAAATTATATGGTGATGATTTAAGGTTAAGTAAATCTATTTTTGCACTAACTATCATGGCTATTTTGATAGCCTTAATCGGTATCTTAGGTATGGTTATGAACAAAACGGCTAGAATGACAAAGGAGATTGGGATCCGTAAGGTAAATGGTGCAAAATCTGAGCAAATCGTTTGGATGCTAAATAAATCATTTATGAAATGGATTGTTTTAGCATTTATATTAGCGAGTCCCATGGCCTATTATGTTGTAAGTGTTTGGTTGCAAAATTTTGCATATCAAGTTTCTTTTTCAGTATGGATATTCTTTCTTTTACTAATTATGGTAGTTGGTATTACATCAGCTGTTGTGAGTTTGCAAAGTTTTAGAGTAGCTATGGCTAATCCAGTGGAGGCGTTGAAAGATGAGTAA
- a CDS encoding ABC transporter permease translates to MLKHNILLFFRNIKRQKSSFLINIIGLSSGLACALLIALWIKDELSVDKFYENHDRIYQVAENVEFSDGVQTMIESSAPMAEFLVENMPEVEYAATTIQPDWFGKHVLSVGDKNLKALGQLVSKDYFNIFSFNLIQGDKKEVIADPNSIVISKDLALKLFGTTENVIGSSIEYEKKRQFQVSGIFEGTPTNSTMQFDFVLSDKAYKDEAPWNSINTDRWNSTGPQVYVMLKEGANIDALKTKVAKIRKERNENDPRTSILIPFSEHYLHGTYQNGKQVGGRIEYVKLFTIIAILILIIACINFMNLSTARASKRLKEIGVKKAVGAKRKSFVFQFLSESIFMSFIALIIALIIVAFFLPHFNTIIGKQLTLSFDLNLISITLGITLFTGIIAGSYPAAYLSGFNALTVLKGQLNQSLGELWTRKGLVVIQFSLSIILIVSVIVVYKQIEFAQNQNLGYNKDNIVYFKAEGKIKEKLPTFLAELKKSTGIKNASSTTHSMVGHNWSTSLEWEGKDPDNETNFQIVGVDYDFIETMDMEIIAGRGFNRAFGDSIGMIFNETAIKAMGLKDPIDKLVEGRIPIIGVVKDFHFKSLHDRVEPLFMAIMPQVNKVMVRIEAGKEKEAINKIQEAYQTFNPGFPFEYEFLDENYNALYESEQRVATLSKYFAGMAILISCLGLFGLAIFTAERRRKEISIRKVLGQTASQVTVMLSSEFAKLVLISIVIALPIAYLLANNWLSGFAYRIPLQIWYFLGAGVVALLVAILTVGSQAIRAANKNPVDALREG, encoded by the coding sequence ATGTTAAAACACAACATCTTACTTTTCTTTAGGAATATTAAAAGACAAAAAAGTTCTTTTTTAATCAATATAATTGGCCTATCCAGTGGTTTAGCCTGTGCTTTGTTAATTGCCCTTTGGATAAAAGATGAGTTGAGTGTGGATAAATTCTATGAAAACCATGACCGCATTTATCAAGTAGCCGAGAATGTAGAGTTTAGTGATGGTGTGCAAACAATGATCGAAAGTTCGGCTCCAATGGCGGAGTTTTTAGTAGAAAATATGCCTGAAGTGGAATACGCCGCTACCACTATTCAGCCAGACTGGTTCGGTAAGCACGTCTTATCGGTTGGGGACAAAAATCTAAAAGCACTAGGGCAACTGGTAAGCAAGGACTATTTCAATATATTCTCCTTTAATTTAATCCAAGGGGATAAAAAAGAGGTAATAGCGGATCCGAATTCTATAGTTATTTCCAAGGATTTGGCGTTAAAGTTGTTTGGGACAACTGAGAACGTCATAGGGAGTTCCATAGAATATGAAAAAAAACGACAATTCCAAGTTTCAGGAATTTTCGAAGGTACACCTACCAATTCAACAATGCAATTCGATTTCGTGCTGTCGGATAAGGCCTATAAAGATGAAGCACCTTGGAACTCGATAAATACAGATAGGTGGAACAGTACTGGACCTCAAGTATATGTGATGTTGAAGGAAGGAGCCAATATCGATGCACTAAAAACGAAAGTTGCAAAAATCAGAAAAGAAAGAAATGAAAATGACCCAAGAACATCAATTTTGATTCCATTTTCAGAACATTACTTACACGGAACATACCAGAATGGGAAACAAGTTGGCGGTAGAATTGAATATGTAAAACTATTCACAATTATTGCCATCTTAATATTGATTATTGCTTGTATCAATTTCATGAACCTGTCAACGGCAAGAGCTTCTAAAAGATTAAAAGAAATTGGAGTTAAGAAAGCTGTTGGTGCAAAACGTAAGTCATTTGTATTCCAATTCTTGAGTGAATCAATTTTCATGTCTTTTATCGCTCTAATTATTGCATTGATAATAGTAGCATTTTTTCTTCCGCATTTCAATACGATAATCGGAAAACAATTAACATTGAGTTTTGACCTAAACCTTATTTCCATAACACTTGGTATAACTTTGTTTACAGGTATCATTGCAGGAAGCTATCCTGCAGCTTATCTTTCAGGGTTTAATGCTCTAACTGTTCTAAAAGGGCAGCTGAATCAATCTCTAGGAGAATTATGGACGCGAAAAGGATTGGTAGTGATTCAATTTTCTCTTTCCATTATTTTAATCGTATCAGTTATCGTAGTTTATAAGCAGATTGAATTTGCCCAAAATCAAAATTTAGGATATAATAAGGATAATATTGTCTATTTCAAGGCTGAAGGTAAGATAAAAGAAAAGTTGCCGACATTTTTGGCAGAACTAAAAAAATCAACGGGAATAAAAAATGCATCAAGTACTACACATAGCATGGTTGGTCACAACTGGAGTACTTCTTTGGAGTGGGAAGGGAAGGATCCTGATAATGAGACAAACTTTCAGATTGTAGGGGTAGATTATGATTTTATTGAAACTATGGATATGGAAATAATAGCTGGGCGTGGTTTTAATAGGGCTTTTGGGGACAGCATCGGAATGATATTTAACGAAACGGCAATAAAAGCTATGGGTTTGAAAGACCCCATCGATAAACTTGTTGAAGGTAGAATACCAATAATAGGAGTCGTAAAAGATTTCCATTTTAAATCATTACATGATAGAGTAGAACCTTTGTTCATGGCTATCATGCCCCAAGTAAACAAAGTTATGGTACGTATCGAGGCCGGAAAAGAAAAAGAGGCTATCAACAAAATCCAAGAGGCTTATCAAACCTTTAATCCCGGGTTTCCTTTCGAATACGAATTCTTGGACGAAAACTATAACGCTCTTTATGAATCTGAACAACGTGTGGCTACTTTGTCAAAATATTTTGCGGGTATGGCAATTCTTATCTCCTGTTTGGGCTTATTCGGATTGGCTATTTTTACCGCCGAAAGAAGAAGGAAAGAAATAAGCATTAGAAAAGTATTAGGCCAAACGGCATCGCAAGTTACCGTAATGTTATCTAGCGAGTTTGCGAAATTAGTTTTGATATCAATTGTAATTGCACTACCTATAGCTTACTTATTGGCTAATAATTGGCTTTCAGGTTTTGCTTATAGAATCCCCTTACAAATATGGTATTTTTTAGGTGCGGGCGTCGTGGCTTTATTAGTTGCCATATTAACAGTAGGGAGCCAAGCTATTCGTGCTGCAAATAAAAATCCAGTTGACGCCTTGAGAGAAGGTTAG
- a CDS encoding DUF4097 family beta strand repeat-containing protein, which yields MKKTILLLIFALSFYFSVQSQNLDYSFKETFKVEKPLNLTISSNNSDIEVIANEGYDVIVFYTVTKLDEVLKVTKKELEVMTKGQWKLDILDTSKSLEIKVVSTVKNGFTRPEDKIDVHFKVYVPRETSTELTSNDGNIKVQGLALDQKCISSDGNIHLTDLNGKVYAQTSDGNIILNNVTGIVESITHDGRVINNENKKSK from the coding sequence ATGAAAAAAACAATTCTTTTATTAATATTCGCACTTTCGTTTTATTTTTCCGTACAATCCCAAAATTTAGACTATTCATTTAAGGAAACTTTTAAAGTCGAAAAACCATTAAATTTAACAATTTCTTCAAATAATAGCGATATTGAGGTAATAGCTAACGAGGGCTACGACGTGATCGTTTTCTACACCGTTACCAAGTTGGACGAGGTCTTAAAGGTAACCAAAAAGGAACTGGAAGTTATGACCAAAGGTCAATGGAAATTAGATATTCTAGACACCTCCAAAAGTTTGGAAATAAAAGTTGTAAGTACAGTTAAAAATGGTTTTACCCGTCCCGAAGATAAAATCGATGTTCATTTTAAAGTATATGTTCCAAGGGAAACAAGCACGGAGTTGACATCAAATGATGGAAACATTAAAGTACAAGGACTGGCTTTGGACCAAAAATGTATCTCTAGTGATGGCAATATTCACTTAACTGATTTAAATGGAAAGGTGTATGCACAAACCTCCGATGGAAACATTATTTTGAATAATGTTACTGGAATTGTGGAAAGTATTACCCATGATGGTAGGGTTATCAACAATGAAAATAAGAAATCTAAATAA
- a CDS encoding ABC transporter ATP-binding protein: protein MLLQLNNIFKWVNSGGQRIFLLKDINLEVEEGEFISVMGPSGSGKSTLLNIIGMLDGFDEGEYNFMDESVHTLKEKHRANLYKQYIGFVFQAYHLIDELTVYENLEMPLLYKKISGSERKALVADMLDHFNIVGKQKLFPTQLSGGQQQLVGVARALIGNPKLILADEPTGNLNSKQGEEIMEIFKQLNKEGVTIIQVTHSEKNAEYGSRIINLLDGRMV from the coding sequence ATGCTATTACAATTAAACAACATTTTTAAATGGGTAAATTCAGGTGGACAACGTATTTTTCTGTTAAAAGATATTAATCTAGAAGTTGAAGAAGGAGAGTTTATTTCCGTAATGGGGCCTTCGGGTTCTGGAAAATCAACCTTGCTCAATATTATTGGTATGTTAGATGGCTTTGATGAAGGTGAATATAACTTTATGGACGAGTCAGTCCATACGTTAAAGGAGAAACATCGTGCCAATTTGTATAAACAATATATCGGTTTTGTTTTTCAGGCGTATCATTTAATAGATGAATTGACTGTTTATGAAAACTTAGAAATGCCTTTATTGTATAAAAAAATAAGTGGTTCAGAACGTAAAGCTTTGGTTGCTGATATGTTGGATCATTTTAATATTGTAGGCAAACAAAAATTGTTTCCTACGCAATTAAGCGGTGGTCAACAACAATTGGTCGGGGTTGCCAGAGCCTTAATTGGAAATCCGAAATTAATATTGGCGGATGAACCTACGGGGAATTTGAACTCTAAACAGGGTGAAGAAATAATGGAAATATTTAAGCAATTAAATAAGGAGGGTGTAACTATCATTCAAGTAACACATTCTGAAAAAAATGCGGAATATGGCTCACGAATTATTAATTTGTTGGATGGTAGAATGGTTTAG
- a CDS encoding acyl-CoA thioesterase: protein MNKLSIKSEIRVRFNETDPLGIVWHGNYITYFEDGREAFGRAHGISYLDVKANGFATPIVKSSCEHKLPLKYGDIATIETTFIDSPAAKMTFIYKIFNPEGKIVCTGETVQVFTNDDGELALTAPKFFEDWKRKVGLI from the coding sequence ATGAATAAGTTGAGTATTAAATCAGAAATTCGTGTTCGTTTTAACGAAACTGACCCATTGGGTATCGTTTGGCATGGCAATTACATTACCTATTTTGAAGACGGAAGGGAGGCTTTTGGCAGGGCACATGGCATTTCCTATTTAGATGTAAAAGCAAACGGTTTTGCAACACCTATTGTAAAATCGTCTTGCGAGCACAAACTACCTTTAAAATATGGAGATATAGCCACTATTGAAACTACTTTTATCGATTCACCTGCTGCGAAAATGACATTTATCTATAAAATTTTTAATCCCGAAGGTAAAATAGTTTGCACAGGAGAAACCGTTCAAGTTTTTACGAATGATGATGGGGAATTGGCTTTGACAGCACCCAAATTCTTTGAAGATTGGAAACGTAAGGTTGGATTGATTTAA